A genomic region of Oryza glaberrima chromosome 1, OglaRS2, whole genome shotgun sequence contains the following coding sequences:
- the LOC127779733 gene encoding plant cysteine oxidase 1-like, producing MKRAGSKGVLESSSSSSKKTTRRQKKPPTSSLEELELPNSAMNKIQEVHDIARDVFSAATPGFVPSPLAEANLTKLLDTLKLEDFGLDASMPYFRADPQGHPKVTYVHFGDDSLNFSFGVFCLPQSAVIPLHDHLGMTVFSKILHGSMHIKSYDWVKTPNGKNRICREIDGAHFAKVRTNTIYDDSSKTTVLYPESGGNLHCFTAETACAVLDVMGPPYSSVEGRDCSYYGVCPSPRGVSRRITDELSDWLRKERCTFNMNAVLVKPSTMT from the exons ATGAAACGGGCAGGGAGCAAGGGTGTTTTGGAgtcatcctcctcatcatccAAGAAGACCACCCGCCGTCAGAAGAAACCGCCTACTTCCTCTCTTGAAGAACTAGAACTGCCAAACTCGGCGATGAACAAGATCCAAGAAGTGCATGACATCGCTAGGGATGTGTTCTCTGCAGCCACGCCAGGCTTTGTTCCATCACCGTTAGCCGAGGCAAACCTCACCAAGTTGCTCG ATACCTTGAAGCTAGAGGATTTTGGGCTTGATGCAAGCATGCCGTATTTTAGAGCTGATCCTCAAGGGCATCCTAAAGTAACATATGTGCACTTTGGTGATGATAGTCTTAACTTCTCG TTTGGTGTGTTTTGTCTACCACAATCGGCTGTCATTCCACTCCATGACCATCTAGGGATGACTGTCTTTAGCAAGATTCTTCATGGCTCAATGCACATAAAGTCGTATGACTGGGTTAAAACTCCCAATGGTAAAAATCGTATCTGCAGGGAAATAGATG GTGCTCATTTTGCTAAGGTGAGAACTAACACCATCTACGATGATTCATCTAAGACAACGGTTCTATACCCAGAGAGTGGAGGAAACCTTCATTGCTTCACTGCAGAAACTGCTTGTGCAGTGCTTGATGTCATGGGCCCACCATATTCCTCAGTTGAAGGAAGGGACTGCTCATACTATGGAGTGTGTCCTTCACCAC GTGGAGTAAGCAGGCGGATTACTGATGAACTAtctgattggttgagaaaagaaCGTTGCACTTTCAATATGAACGCTGTGCTTGT
- the LOC127760087 gene encoding probable V-type proton ATPase subunit d, whose translation MYGWEMLSFNIHDGFLEAIVRGNRSGLLTAADYNNLCQCENLDDVKMHLTATEYGPYLQNEPSPLHTTTIVEKCTLKLVDEYKHMMCQATEPLSTFLQYITYGHMIDNVVLIVTGTLHERDVNELLEKCHPLGMFDSIASLAVAQNMRELYRLVLVDTPLAPYFSECITSEDLDDMNIEIMRNTLYKAYLEDFYKFCEKLGGATAEIMCDLLSFEADRRAVNITINSIGTELTRDDRRKLYSNFGLLYPYGHEELAVCEDVDQVRGVMEKYPPYQAIFAKISYGESQMLDKAFYEEEVRRLCLSFEQQFHYAVFFAYIRLREQEIRNLMWISECVAQNQKNRVHDSVVFIF comes from the exons ATGTACGGGTGGGAGATGCTCTCGTTCAACATCCACGACGGCTTCCTGGAGGCCATCGTGCGGGGGAACCGGTCgggcctcctcaccgccgccgactacAACAACCTCTGCCAGTGCGAGAACCTCGACGACGTCAAGATGCACCTCACCGCCACCGAGTACGGCCCCTACCTCCAGAACG AACCTTCACCCCTGCACACAACTACAATTGTGGAGAAGTGCACTCTTAAACTGGTTGATGAGTACAAACACATGATGTGCCAGGCGACTGAACCACTATCCACATTCTTACAGTATATAAC GTATGGCCACATGATCGACAATGTTGTACTTATTGTTACCGGAACATTGCATGAGAGAGATGTTAATGAACTATTGGAGAAATGCCATCCATTGGGAATGTTTGACAG CATTGCATCTCTTGCAGTTGCTCAAAATATGCGCGAGCTTTACAGATTGGTTTTGGTTGACACACCGTTAGCTCCATACTTCTCAGAATGCATTACATCTGAG GATTTGGATGACATGAATATCGAGATTATGAGGAACACTCTTTACAAAGCATACCTTGAGGACTTTTACAAATTCTGTGAA AAACTTGGTGGTGCAACTGCTGAGATTATGTGCGATCTTCTGTCATTTGAAGCAGACAGAAGAGCTGTGAACATTACAATAAACAG TATTGGTACAGAGTTGACTAGAGATGACCGTCGGAAGCTGTACTCCAACTTTGGTTTATT GTATCCATATGGTCATGAAGAACTGGCTGTTTGTGAAGATGTTGATCAG GTCCGTGGTGTAATGGAGAAGTACCCTCCATACCAGGCTATTTTTGCCAAAATTTCGTATGGGGAAAGCCAAATGTTGGATAAGGCCTTCTATGAGGAGGAAGTGCGGAGGCTGTGCTTGTCATTCGAACAGCAG TTCCACTACGCTGTTTTCTTTGCTTACATAAGGCTACGGGAGCAGGAGATTAGGAACTTGATGTGGATATCAGAGTGTGTTGCGCAGAATCAGAAGAACAGGGTCCACGACAGCGTTGTGTTCATCTTTTGA